AACAAGGCTATCGCTACCAGGATATCGGCGTCCTCTTCCGTTCGGTTCGCACGTCGGCGCCCGTCTTGATCGAAGCACTGGAGAAGCGTGGAATCCCTTCCTCTTGCAAAGGACGGACCGGCCTCTTCCTTCATCCCGAGATCAACCTCTTCGGGGAGATTCACGCCTGGTTCGTGGATCTGGAATGGAAAGACGAGCGTTACGGCCCATCCCGTGAGGCGAGCCTCGATAACATCGTCCAGGGCCTCAGCCGGCAATTCGGCCGGAAGCGCGGGGAGTTCCCCGGCCTCCGCAAGTATCTGGAGGACTGGAAGAGCTACCGTCTACGGGGGACGCGGCCGGTCAGCATCGTCGGCGATTTCTATCGCCTCCTCCGCTTTCTGGGCGCCCACGAGCTGAACCCCGACGACCCCCGGTCCTCGGCCCGTCTCGGCGCCTACGCCCGCTTCTCCGAACTCCTCGCCGATTTCGAACACGTCACCCGCCGCGGCCGCACCGTCGACGAGGACGGCAAACGGGTCTACACCCCCGGACGCGACCGCGGCAAGGAGTACTACCGGAGTCTCTACGGCTACCTCCTTCACTACGCGCGCGACGCCTACGAGGACTTCGGCGGCGAAGATGAGCAGGAAGTGGACGCCGTCGACATCGTCACCGTCCACCGGGCGAAGGGGCTCGAATGGCCGGTCGTCTTCCTGCCGGCGCTCAGTTCCCGCCGCTTCCCGGCCGCGCGGTCCGGTCAACCGAAGGACTGGCACCTTCCGGACGGCGTCCTCTCCGACGATACCCGCCGCCGCTACGAGGGAGGAGATCCCGAGGAGAGGCGTCTCTTCTACGTCGCCATGACCCGCGCCAAGGAGATCCTCTACCTCTCCCACTTCGAGAAGATGAAGAACCGCGCGAAGCCCTCCCCCTATCTCGAAGAGGTGGCGGAGTCGAACGGCGGCATCCGCTCCCTCAAGCGCCTCCCCCTTCCCCCCAAACCGGAGAAGGCGCTCGATCCGGAGGCGCCCCCCTTGGAGATCTCCTTCTCGGACGTCCTCGGCTACGAAGAGTGCGCCCACCGCTACCGTCTCTCCGCCCACTTCGGTTTCCAGCAGGAACTCGCCACCGAGCTGGGCTACGGTCGGGCGATCCACCACATCCTCCGCCGGATCGCCGAGACCGCCCGGGAGACGGGGAAGATCCCCACGGCGCGGGAAGTCCGCGCCCTCCTGGAGGAGGACTTCTACCTTCCCTTCGCGCGGACGCCGGAGTACAAACGGATGCACGCCGCCGCCGACCGCCTGGTGAAGCGCTATCTCGCCGACTACGCCGACGACCTACGCCGCGTCTGGGAGACGGAGCGCCCCTTCCGCCTCCTTCTCCCGGAAGGAAGCCTCTCCGGCCGCGCGGACGTCATCCTCGACGAGGAGGACGGAAGCCCCGGCCGCCTCGCCATCGTCGACTACAAGACCTCCGCCGACCCGGACCGGGACGACGAATACCGCCTCCAGGTCGGGATCTACGCCGAGGCGGCGCGCGGCGAGGGGCTGAACGTGGTCGCCGGATACGTGCACGAGCTAAAACACGGGACCCGCCGCGCGGTGGAGGTGGGTGAGGGGAAGAGCGCCGAGGGGGTCGAGCGGGTCACCCGCGCGATCCGCGCCATCCGCCGCGGGGAGTTCCCCCCGCGGCCGGATGAGGAACGATGCGCCTGCTGCGATTTCCGTCTGATCTGCGCGCACGGAAAGGCGCCGGACGAAGGCTGAACCGAATCGAAACGGAGTGGACCATGGCGCGCCGCAAGAACGCCTCCAAGATCGAGACCAAGGACTACCGCCACGCCGGGCAGAAGAGGAAGAACATTCCCCCGGCGAAGATCGCCGCCGAGGGGAAGGTGCCGGAGAAGGGGAAGGTCCGCTATCACTACAATCCCCATCTCTCCCCGGAACTCCGCTTCGATCCGACCGGGAAGAGCGACCGCCTGGAGGAGATCGCCGAGAAGGTCCGCGCCCAACTCTCCGAGGAGGAGGCGGAACTCCTCCGCGGGGCGCTCGCGAACCA
This is a stretch of genomic DNA from Candidatus Eisenbacteria bacterium. It encodes these proteins:
- a CDS encoding ATP-dependent helicase yields the protein MSTIKLSKQQKQVIDHRGGPVQVIACAGSGKTESVARRVAALVNEGAPPESIVAFTFTERAAAELQDRIQRRVADVRGPEYLARLAPLFVGTIHSYCFRLLQTYVPEYGNYDVVDENRHAGLLAREYRRLGIDRTGCGHGKWKSIAAFAWTADVIGNELIDPADLEGTELGTCYASYLDTLDRYRVLTFGMIISRTVEMLRRPEVHRRVHAPLRHLIVDEYQDINPAQEALIRLLAEKPVELCVVGDDDQSIYQWRGSDVSNILGFTRRYRRAEPIRLETNRRSRPEIVRAANRFAQTIPQRLEKAMRPVREASAHQVVTWSAANPEEEAEKIAETIERLHKQGYRYQDIGVLFRSVRTSAPVLIEALEKRGIPSSCKGRTGLFLHPEINLFGEIHAWFVDLEWKDERYGPSREASLDNIVQGLSRQFGRKRGEFPGLRKYLEDWKSYRLRGTRPVSIVGDFYRLLRFLGAHELNPDDPRSSARLGAYARFSELLADFEHVTRRGRTVDEDGKRVYTPGRDRGKEYYRSLYGYLLHYARDAYEDFGGEDEQEVDAVDIVTVHRAKGLEWPVVFLPALSSRRFPAARSGQPKDWHLPDGVLSDDTRRRYEGGDPEERRLFYVAMTRAKEILYLSHFEKMKNRAKPSPYLEEVAESNGGIRSLKRLPLPPKPEKALDPEAPPLEISFSDVLGYEECAHRYRLSAHFGFQQELATELGYGRAIHHILRRIAETARETGKIPTAREVRALLEEDFYLPFARTPEYKRMHAAADRLVKRYLADYADDLRRVWETERPFRLLLPEGSLSGRADVILDEEDGSPGRLAIVDYKTSADPDRDDEYRLQVGIYAEAARGEGLNVVAGYVHELKHGTRRAVEVGEGKSAEGVERVTRAIRAIRRGEFPPRPDEERCACCDFRLICAHGKAPDEG